The Rissa tridactyla isolate bRisTri1 chromosome 12, bRisTri1.patW.cur.20221130, whole genome shotgun sequence DNA window TCAGGCTGGCAATGACTTGTCCCAGTAGatttaaatgaaagattttgACCTTGCAGGTAAAAGCAACCctccttgctttgctttaaaagattaaattgtcactagattattttttcttgctaTATCAATGATGTGGTTATTAGATGCAGCCTTTCTGCTATGGAGAATGTACTGTGCTTATGCAATTACTTAAATGTCCCTATCCTTAAATGTGACTTCAGTTCTTAACTCTTAATCTCAGCCGATTCGTTCACTTCACTACACTGTAATTCTGGGTTTATTAAGTTGCTCTCAGGATTAAAACTTTTTTGCTATCAATATGGTCTTGAAATTAAATGTATGCTTAATTTGAAAGGTTAtagctgctgctttaaaaaaaaaatatctgaatttcaCACTGTGTTCagtaaaatagcttaaaaatCTGGCTACCTACTGTAAATCAACTGTTTGCTGATGGATCACTTGCAGCCTTTGTGTCCAaggctttgcagagctgcttggACAGCTttcagggggtggcaggggaacactagacttttttttttttttcttttttttggtcttgtctCTGGGTGCCTGAACACCAGCTCGTTTGTACTGTGCTCATGAGAAACCAGGGCTGTTCTTGCTTGGAATCGGCATGGTGAATGTCAGCCCTGTTTCATGCttctgcagccagctgctgcaggagtgcCCGGGCATGGTAAGGTAGTCAGAAAGGATGAGACCTCATCCTGGTAGGTCCGGGGGCTGCCTGTGATGGGACTGGGTGGCTCAGCCCTAAACAGCCACTTTCCAGGACCTCTGTGGGGTGTAAAGTTGGGGCTGGTGCCCTCTGGGTGCTGGGGAACAAAAGGCCAACCCTCTACTAAGCATCTGATGCTTGGAGAAAGCAGAGAGGCAGCATCCTCCTGTAGCAGCTCGTGCTTTACTACAGGCAGGGAACTTTTTCTAGTGCCTAAAATAAAGGTCATGCTTGGCTAAGGGTGTCTTGTGCAAAGCTGTTGGCTTTGTTGTAGAAAGCAGAAGTTCATGGTTGCGTAAAACCCTCCTTAAAACATCTACAGGTGTAGGAGGCTGGAGGGGTTTTGCGCAGGAGGTAAAGGGATGCAGAGGAATGGTGGGGCTGGAGAAATGCGCCGTGCTGGGCACTGCCCTGACTGCTGGAGCACGGGGGCTCCTGTGCTCTTGCATGATGCAAACCGGAGGAAAGGCTGCATGTAATGTGATAGTTTTTATTGATCCTTTGAGGAGGACTCGAGGCAGAATTTCCCTGCACAGGCTGCTTCACTGACAGTCCTTGCTGGCATTTGGACCTGCCTGGGGACTTCCCTCTCTGAGCCTGTTAGGAAAGAACCTGCTGGAGGAGCACATCCCCTCTCCCTGTGCCACCATCCTTCAGGGACAGGGTGCTAAGTAGCTTTTCCTTCCAAGCACCACGTGCTCCTTCGCTTTGAGCTGTTTGCGATACCTAAAAGTGACGCTCAAAATTCTTCCCTTGGCCAGAaaacatgaagattttttttgtgtggcgTTGTCTAAGGCAGCCAGGGCTTCTGCAGCCACCTGCCCCGGGGTGGGGATGAGCACCTAGCTGGGTTGTTAAGTCTAGAGCTCATGCTGCATGGGGACATCCTCAGCCATGGGTGGCTTTGGAGTCTGCTCACAGTGGCAAGGGGAGGTGGCTGGAAATAACAAAGACCAGCAGCTCAagtgtaaacttttttttcctctctctttttttttttttccccctattccCCAGATTATCCTCTTGATCTGAACCACAATGACACCTTTCTGCAAGCCACAACGTTTCTTCCTGAAGACTTTACCTACTTCCCCAACCACACCTGTCCCGAGAGGCTCCCTTCTATGAGTGAGTAGCATCCTGGCGGCCCCgtgcccctctcctgctccccatggCTTTGGAGGGCACATTGTGGCATTCCCTGGCTCGCTGGCGTTGCACCTTTCCGTGCCAGGCACCTGGGGATGAATGGGAGCCCTGTTCGGAGGCTGGTCCCCTCCTGGGAAATCATTGTTTATGCGCTTACACAAATTAATCCCTGCTACGTCGGAGGCATGTCTCCCTGCCGAAGCAGGAGCCCATCGCTTGGCAAACGCAAACAAAAGAGGGATTGTGTGCTGGGAGCTGGTGAAAAGGCTTGGCCAGCCCTTTTCCAGGGGCAGCGCCGGTGGGGTGGCTGCCTTAAGCACCGGTCCCAGCCCCGAGCTGTACCGTGTACAGCTGGGCAGGCAGtggtgcaggcagcaggctggACGCCCCCCAAGGAAGAAGTGCTTCCACCAAAGTGTTACTGCAGTGGAAAATTGGGCTTTTGCAGGTCAATGTTTCCTAAAAGAGGGAAACCACTCTCTACTGAGGTGTGGGGTTTGTAGTCTACTGGAAACCTGTATGGAGGAGTAGAGGGTTCCTCTGGCCAGTGAGGGTCTGATGGAGAGCTGCATCCAACAGCGGCCAGCCACAAAGGCTGAACAGGGATGGAGGTGTTACAAGTCACGCCAGCAGCATTTCCTAATTGGTTTTGTTGGTGcttgggggggaaggaagaggctgcCTGCATTCAGTGCTGGGGTTAGAGGGCCGGGATGCAGCAGAGCGCTGCTCTGAGCAGGCATCAGGACCGCAGGGGTTCCtgacctcctcctctgcctctccgcaGAGGGCCCCATTGATGTAAATATGAGCGAGATCACCATGGAGGATATCCACCAGTTCTTTTCAAAAGACCCTTCCATCAAGCTGGGAGGCCACTGGAAGCCGAGTGACTGCCTGCCTCGCTGGAAGGTAAAGGGGGAGCCCTGTGTCCCTGCTGAGCATGGGGGGACGGAGGGTCCTGGGTGTGTGGTGGGGCGACATCAACGGGAACATCTCTGATGTGCTGCAGCTCCATAGTAATGAATATAAGGATCTCTGAAGTGTGGGGCTGCAGTGCCTGGGGGAGAAATGCTGAGCTCAGGGGCTGCTCTAGTGATGCACGAGTCAGCTCTGAGCTTCTGTTTGGGCTGCTAAGGCAGGGAGTTcgcctgcctgctccccccgaTGCCCTGTCTGGGGTGGGATGTGACCCAGAGAGGCAAGGTGACACTGCTGAGCACTCCTGTCCCCAGAGGGAGGTGGCTTAGGGCAGCATGGTAGCAGGGCCTGGCCCAAATCCTGCTGtctgggggggcggcgggtctCCTTCCCACTCAAGGTTACGTTGAATTTCCCCAAAGCAACAATTCTGCAAAAAGTGAATAGGAAATCTGTGTTCTGGAGGTTGGAAGGGTTTCAGGCTGCTCAGCCCTACATGGCACAGCTGGGACACCACGTTTAGTGCTGCTCCCCCTCCCATACCaccagccagccccgctccccagcccgggagtctgtctgcagcaggagcagctggtgCGGTGCAGTAAGAGCTGTGTCTTTTCCTCATCAGGTGGCGATCCTGATCCCATTCCGCAATCGATATGAGCATCTTCCCGTCCTCTTCAGACACCTTATTCCCATGCTGCAGCGGCAACGTTTACAGTTCGCCTTCTACGTTGTGGAACAAGTGAGTGAGCCCAGGGGCGGTCGGGGTGGCAGCCGCTGGGGCACGGACGTGCTGCACTCAAAATGCAGCTCTGCGCTGTGTCCCGGGGCATTTACCTATCGGATGGCATCATTTAAACGTTGGGGGTTCACGTTGCAATGTTTAAGTTGTCCCATTCTGCATAAAAGTGGCACAGCTGAGACGTGTGccccaaaattactgcttttaactaaaaaataaagtagagattcaatttaaaaaaaaaagtactctatTAAAGGagatatataaaaaataacaacTTTGAACCAGGTATTTGCAGTTTAGACAATGCTGCATTATTTCTGTATATCTCTGTAGTAGTTCTGGGGAGCatcaggcaggcagaggaggtCTGAGGCACAGGAATGGCCTGACCAGAGTTACACGTTTCTTGTCTGGGCAGTATCTAGAAGACTTTCAAGGCTGCAAAACATAAGACTGACATTTGATATTTATGTGAACCTGTCACTTAAGCTACCTGGCTTCGTCCATCCGGTAAATGTATCTTCATATTTAGCTCTATCTTAAAAAGATTGATCAAAATCGTGGGGTTTTTTCAAGTGTCTGAGTAATAAGACTTCAGCATCTTTATTTTTGCTCCTGCACAGTAAATTGAATACTTAAGTCTTGGTTGATGTCACTAGTCTGTCTGTTCCAATACATCATTTCCTTTTGTGGCACTGATGTGGGAGCTGGTTGCTGTCTGCAGTTTTCTAGATAAGAGTGTGAATGCACACGTGGAGCACGAGCTGCACCGGGCTCCCCTTGAGAAGGAACTCTCTCTTCCCTAGGCTGGAAACCAACCCTTTAACCGTGCCATGCTCTTCAATGTTGGCTTTCGGGAAGCAATGAAGGACTTGGACTGGGACTGTCTCATCTTTCACGATGTGGACCACATACCAGAAAATGACCGTAACTATTATGGGTGTGGACAGATGCCGAGGCACTTTGCAGCCAAGCTGGATAAGTACATGTATCTGTAAGCACTGTTCTTCCTCTGCACTACCCTAATAGCTAAGGAGCCAGTGttagattattaatttttttaaaaaagcagaagatgaATGTTGGTTTGCTTCCCGTGCTTGTGCAAAGTAAACATGagagtggaagagaagaaatagcaTCCTCACGGCTCAGGCGTTCCCTGTCGCAAAAGGGAGCGTGCGGTGCTGTGGGGCTCTGCCCTAACCCCTTCTTTCCCGCTTAGGCTCCCTTACAGCGAGTTCTTTGGTGGGGTGAGTGGCCTGACTGTTGAGCAGTTTCAGAAGATCAACGGTTTCCCTAACGCCTTCTGGGGCTGGGGCGGCGAAGACGATGACCTCTGGAACAGGTATGGGCTCTGCTCAGCCGACGTCCCTGAGCTCCGCTTCTGCTGGTTGGTTCTGCGAGCCAAGCTGCCCACGTGCTGCGGGGGCAAGCGTGGTCCTCTCTGCCACCGACGCTGggctggctgctcctgcttcACCCGGCCGCGGTGGCTTGCTGGGGAGGGGAGCCCCTCCAGCCTGCGCAGGCGGTAGATGGGAAGCAAACAGAGAAGTTTGGTTGGGAAATGGTTGTTTCGGTGTGCAATATCCCACGCTGCTGAGCTCAAACTGATCTCAGCTGAGCTCAAGCCTTGAGGGGCTGAGTGCTGTGGGACTTGCCCGGAGCCCAGGCTGGAGTGGGGAGGTTTGCATAGCTTATCTGCTGGGTGGAAAGGCAAAGCTGCAGTAAGAGCCCCAGGCGTACTAACACTGCTGTCCTAGCAAGCGCTGACCGCAGAGCAAATGCAAcagttggtttttatttttatttaatttattttatttcttccctttctaatGCAGAGTGCAGTACGCAGGCTACTCGGTGACTCGACCGGAAGGAGACACAGGGAAATACAAATCAATTCCCCACCATCATCGGGGAGAAGTGCAGTTTCTAGGAAGGCAAGtgaattctttttatatatatatattttttttttaaggatcctAAAGCCCTTCATCAATTATACTGTGTACAAGGCTCCCTGCAGCTGTTTGAGGGCAGCAACAGCCTTAACTCAGGAAGGATGCTAA harbors:
- the B4GALT5 gene encoding beta-1,4-galactosyltransferase 5 isoform X1; protein product: MRWPRGPRGAWRLLPRRSLLAALFLFSLSSSFLYFVYVAPGIVNTYLFMMQAQGIMIRENMRTIGAQVYEQVVRSAYAKRNSSVNDSDYPLDLNHNDTFLQATTFLPEDFTYFPNHTCPERLPSMKGPIDVNMSEITMEDIHQFFSKDPSIKLGGHWKPSDCLPRWKVAILIPFRNRYEHLPVLFRHLIPMLQRQRLQFAFYVVEQAGNQPFNRAMLFNVGFREAMKDLDWDCLIFHDVDHIPENDRNYYGCGQMPRHFAAKLDKYMYLLPYSEFFGGVSGLTVEQFQKINGFPNAFWGWGGEDDDLWNRVQYAGYSVTRPEGDTGKYKSIPHHHRGEVQFLGRYALLRKSKERQALDGLNNLNYFPNVTYDALYKNITVNLTPELALVTEY
- the B4GALT5 gene encoding beta-1,4-galactosyltransferase 5 isoform X2, translating into MLVMLYAPACTCRYALPRREELQRSPGVELLLGFAKPCVTFLHPSSVFLPRCRVNTYLFMMQAQGIMIRENMRTIGAQVYEQVVRSAYAKRNSSVNDSDYPLDLNHNDTFLQATTFLPEDFTYFPNHTCPERLPSMKGPIDVNMSEITMEDIHQFFSKDPSIKLGGHWKPSDCLPRWKVAILIPFRNRYEHLPVLFRHLIPMLQRQRLQFAFYVVEQAGNQPFNRAMLFNVGFREAMKDLDWDCLIFHDVDHIPENDRNYYGCGQMPRHFAAKLDKYMYLLPYSEFFGGVSGLTVEQFQKINGFPNAFWGWGGEDDDLWNRVQYAGYSVTRPEGDTGKYKSIPHHHRGEVQFLGRYALLRKSKERQALDGLNNLNYFPNVTYDALYKNITVNLTPELALVTEY